A region from the Candidatus Diapherotrites archaeon genome encodes:
- a CDS encoding Fic family protein, with the protein MAYLTKRQRGEQTYYYLVENIPIAKGRRKQIRKYIGKQQPSETKLQILLSQFEEEMVTEREKSLGHHYLTPDEISEIDRINKEFWKRYNAQNSTIQEQFDQNFVMAFVYNTNSIEGSTLTPKEVALLLTENISPNKPLDDVLEAKAAQRTLQFVKEYKGKFDEDFLFKIHEMYFNDTKPYIAGKYKTKENYLRASKFALTPPNMVPTDMKLYFKDYDQLKKKLHPLELAAWAHWKLVRIHPFQDGNGRTARIVMNYILYQNGYGMIDIETKERQTYINALERCNYANNGRALAIRLVRRFKKQYEKALID; encoded by the coding sequence ATGGCCTATCTAACCAAACGCCAACGGGGAGAGCAAACCTATTATTACTTGGTTGAAAACATTCCCATCGCCAAAGGTCGACGCAAGCAGATTCGAAAATACATTGGAAAACAACAACCTTCCGAAACGAAACTACAAATCTTATTGTCTCAATTTGAAGAAGAAATGGTAACCGAGCGAGAAAAAAGTTTGGGTCATCACTATTTGACTCCCGATGAAATAAGTGAGATTGATCGAATCAACAAGGAGTTTTGGAAACGTTACAATGCTCAAAATTCCACTATCCAGGAGCAGTTTGACCAGAACTTTGTCATGGCATTCGTGTACAACACGAACTCCATTGAAGGAAGCACACTCACCCCCAAAGAAGTTGCGCTTCTCTTAACTGAAAATATTTCCCCAAACAAGCCATTAGACGATGTACTGGAAGCCAAGGCTGCCCAACGTACGCTTCAATTTGTCAAAGAATACAAAGGAAAATTCGACGAAGATTTTTTGTTTAAAATCCATGAAATGTACTTCAACGACACAAAACCTTACATTGCAGGAAAATACAAGACGAAAGAAAACTACTTACGTGCGTCCAAATTCGCACTCACCCCACCAAATATGGTTCCAACTGACATGAAACTTTACTTTAAGGACTATGACCAATTAAAGAAAAAATTACATCCATTAGAATTAGCTGCATGGGCGCACTGGAAACTCGTTCGTATTCACCCATTCCAGGATGGAAATGGAAGAACGGCTCGAATCGTGATGAACTATATCCTGTATCAAAATGGATATGGAATGATTGATATTGAAACCAAAGAAAGACAAACGTACATTAACGCATTAGAACGATGCAATTACGCCAACAACGGGCGAGCACTTGCGATTCGATTA